Proteins co-encoded in one Rhodococcus sp. PAMC28707 genomic window:
- a CDS encoding ubiquinol-cytochrome c reductase iron-sulfur subunit: MSDGDSGRADAGQTGGNNVDVNKKYTDEELAGMTRDQLVTLGTNLDHVDVAFRRDRWAVQGTRAEKRAERNVAFWFALSGVSAVAFIAIYLFWPWEYAGLGEESYWKYTLYTPLIGLTMGLAILGVGVGAVQFTKKFIPEEVSIQDRHDGSSSEVDRQTVVAQLSDSLDTSTIGRRKVIKRSLFFGGGALGIMAILPLGGLVKNPWAEGDKSPLWVSGWTPRYPGETIYLRRDTGRPHDVVLVRPEDMDAGAMETVFPFREADRDDDHALLKSLRGIRNATMLIRLRSEDTAKVIKRKNQESFNYGDYFAYSKICTHLGCPTSLYEQQTNRILCPCHQSQFDALEYAKPIFGPAARALPQLPITVNEEGFLVATGDYIEALGPAFWERRPETDS, encoded by the coding sequence ATGAGTGACGGTGATTCCGGACGCGCGGACGCCGGGCAGACCGGCGGGAACAATGTGGACGTGAACAAGAAGTACACCGACGAGGAACTCGCCGGAATGACGCGTGACCAGCTGGTGACGCTGGGCACTAATCTCGACCACGTCGATGTTGCATTCCGTAGAGATCGTTGGGCAGTGCAGGGCACACGCGCCGAGAAGCGCGCTGAACGCAATGTTGCGTTCTGGTTCGCGCTTTCGGGCGTTTCTGCTGTCGCTTTTATCGCGATCTATCTGTTCTGGCCTTGGGAGTATGCCGGACTCGGCGAAGAGAGCTACTGGAAGTACACCCTCTATACCCCGCTGATCGGCCTGACCATGGGTCTCGCAATCCTCGGTGTAGGTGTCGGTGCTGTCCAGTTCACCAAGAAGTTCATTCCTGAAGAGGTTTCCATTCAGGATCGCCACGACGGATCCTCCTCCGAGGTGGACCGACAGACTGTCGTTGCCCAGCTGAGCGATTCGCTCGACACGTCGACCATCGGACGACGCAAGGTGATCAAGCGCTCGTTGTTCTTCGGCGGCGGCGCACTCGGAATCATGGCCATTCTTCCCCTCGGTGGCTTGGTCAAGAACCCGTGGGCCGAGGGTGACAAATCTCCTCTATGGGTCTCCGGCTGGACTCCGCGCTACCCTGGAGAAACGATCTACCTTCGGCGCGATACCGGTCGTCCCCATGACGTTGTTCTGGTCCGCCCAGAGGATATGGATGCCGGAGCCATGGAAACAGTATTTCCATTCCGCGAGGCCGACCGCGACGACGATCACGCCTTGCTCAAATCACTTCGTGGAATTCGCAACGCGACCATGCTTATCCGTCTCCGCTCTGAGGACACGGCCAAGGTCATCAAGCGCAAGAACCAGGAAAGCTTCAATTACGGCGACTACTTCGCCTACTCGAAGATCTGTACCCACCTGGGTTGCCCGACGTCGCTGTACGAGCAGCAGACCAATCGGATTCTGTGCCCGTGCCACCAGTCGCAGTTCGACGCGCTCGAGTACGCCAAGCCGATCTTCGGACCGGCTGCCCGCGCTCTGCCGCAGCTGCCTATCACCGTTAACGAAGAAGGTTTCCTAGTAGCGACCGGGGATTACATCGAAGCCCTCGGACCCGCCTTCTGGGAGCGTAGACCGGAGACTGATTCATGA
- a CDS encoding cytochrome c has protein sequence MTSAGSPSAVKSRRQRRVRRRVTGAVVLMMGLISAGFLASALTPTPQVATADQDSAALIREGKQLYDTSCVTCHGVNLQGVQDRGPSLIGVGEAAVYFQVSTGRMPAVRNEAQAERKPAKFDDKQIDALGAYVQANGGGPTLLLDSNGEVAQSSLSGGDIARGSELFRLNCASCHNFTGQGGALSSGKYAPSLGPASEQEIYTAMVTGPQNMPKFSDRQLTQEEKIDIISYVKSAQDTTAPGGWGLGGFGPGTEALAIWIIGIGAVVGATLWIGARS, from the coding sequence ATGACGTCAGCCGGTTCTCCTTCAGCAGTGAAGAGTCGGCGGCAGCGCAGGGTTCGCCGCCGTGTGACAGGCGCAGTAGTACTCATGATGGGTCTCATCAGCGCGGGCTTTCTTGCGTCGGCTTTGACCCCCACCCCGCAGGTGGCGACGGCCGATCAGGATTCAGCCGCATTGATCCGCGAAGGTAAGCAGTTGTACGACACGTCCTGCGTCACCTGCCATGGAGTGAACCTGCAGGGTGTGCAGGACCGTGGACCCAGCCTGATCGGTGTCGGCGAAGCCGCTGTCTACTTCCAGGTCTCGACAGGTCGGATGCCTGCGGTTCGCAACGAAGCGCAGGCTGAACGCAAGCCGGCGAAGTTCGACGACAAGCAGATCGACGCACTGGGCGCATATGTCCAGGCGAACGGTGGCGGCCCCACCCTGCTTCTCGACAGCAACGGCGAAGTAGCGCAGTCTTCGCTTTCCGGCGGTGATATTGCCCGCGGCAGCGAGCTCTTCCGGCTCAACTGCGCGTCGTGCCACAACTTCACCGGTCAGGGCGGTGCTTTGTCCTCGGGCAAGTACGCACCTTCGCTCGGACCAGCTTCCGAGCAGGAGATCTACACGGCCATGGTCACGGGCCCGCAGAACATGCCTAAGTTCTCGGACCGTCAACTGACGCAAGAAGAAAAGATCGACATCATCTCTTACGTGAAGTCAGCGCAGGATACGACTGCGCCAGGTGGCTGGGGACTCGGCGGCTTCGGCCCGGGTACCGAGGCACTGGCAATCTGGATCATCGGAATCGGTGCCGTCGTCGGCGCAACGTTGTGGATCGGAGCGAGGTCATGA